From a region of the Chitinophaga caseinilytica genome:
- a CDS encoding ATP-binding response regulator codes for MMQILSRLRIRVQAIYRMGVVQSIGKEEARRIRVVNIVSAITGWLVIIYGIAFYLLLHSLLILLPALLVFAPSFFGVIWLNGRRRHTEARVAIQAIFISLILYYGSILGRVTEVQLLAVFLMSVALLIWKPQEKGPRIICAAMPILCLVILEFIYYFHLITPLPLNETTQNIYRWMVMPVVLYLNYLAIHLYQDNIMDLLRILRNRNMSLAKSRREVERQRKELEKYSRELEQLVRERTFALIKANNAKTQFISELSHDIRTPLNLIVGMTELLCDTLSSGEPDAPVQARQMARNMQAAGHNILELVNHVLELSKIEAGKTDEVRPEPFSLREWLRHTVSIYQSVASKQSVTIHLEVDGRFPEQILSDKVMLGQIINNILSNSIKFTPAGKNIRVRCFHQQNRLFLQICDEGKGIPAGQLDAIFEPFEQGDSELYREFGGSGLGLAIAKRKAETMGGNIQVSSTPGEGTNFVITLPLLVSEEVTGLPKPAVELSLLPADTTVVVMDDNEFDHLIMKHFLARIGVTRVAFASDGADGIELARKTMPDVILMDLHMPVLSGRETFLALRADEKLRHIPVVAVSSDAFKEQEAAYIHLGMDGYIRKPVDGKVLHAVLEKLLRFAAQPMPAKLAGVPMEAPRSA; via the coding sequence ATGATGCAAATTTTATCCCGGCTACGAATCAGGGTCCAGGCCATTTACCGGATGGGCGTGGTACAGTCGATCGGTAAGGAAGAGGCCCGCAGGATCAGGGTGGTCAACATCGTGAGCGCGATCACCGGGTGGCTGGTGATCATTTACGGCATTGCATTTTATCTGCTGCTGCACTCGCTGCTTATTCTTTTGCCCGCTTTGCTGGTGTTTGCCCCATCATTTTTCGGGGTGATCTGGCTGAACGGCAGGCGGCGGCATACGGAGGCGCGCGTTGCCATACAGGCTATCTTCATTTCCCTGATCCTGTATTACGGGAGCATTCTCGGGCGGGTGACGGAAGTACAGCTGCTGGCCGTTTTCCTCATGAGCGTGGCCCTGCTCATCTGGAAGCCCCAGGAAAAGGGGCCCCGCATCATCTGTGCGGCCATGCCCATCCTTTGTTTGGTTATTCTCGAGTTTATTTACTACTTTCATCTTATAACGCCGCTTCCATTAAACGAAACGACACAGAATATCTACCGCTGGATGGTAATGCCGGTTGTGCTTTATCTTAACTATCTGGCCATCCATCTTTACCAGGATAATATCATGGACCTGCTGCGGATATTGCGCAACAGGAATATGTCGCTCGCCAAAAGCCGCCGGGAGGTGGAGCGGCAGCGAAAAGAGCTGGAAAAATACAGCCGGGAGTTGGAACAGCTCGTCCGCGAACGTACCTTTGCGCTGATAAAGGCCAACAATGCCAAAACGCAGTTCATCAGCGAGTTGAGTCACGACATCCGGACACCGCTGAACCTGATCGTGGGAATGACGGAACTCCTGTGCGATACCCTTTCCTCCGGCGAGCCGGACGCACCGGTCCAGGCCCGGCAAATGGCGCGGAACATGCAGGCGGCAGGCCATAATATCCTTGAACTCGTAAATCACGTGCTGGAATTGTCAAAAATAGAAGCCGGGAAAACCGATGAAGTAAGACCAGAACCCTTTTCACTCAGAGAATGGCTCCGGCACACCGTCAGCATTTACCAAAGTGTTGCCAGCAAACAATCCGTCACCATCCACCTCGAAGTAGACGGCCGCTTCCCCGAACAGATCCTCAGCGATAAGGTCATGCTCGGCCAGATCATCAACAATATCCTGTCCAACTCCATCAAATTCACGCCGGCAGGCAAAAATATCCGCGTGCGCTGCTTCCATCAGCAGAACCGCCTCTTCCTCCAGATCTGCGACGAAGGCAAAGGCATCCCCGCCGGCCAGCTCGACGCCATCTTCGAACCCTTCGAACAGGGCGACTCCGAACTGTACCGCGAATTCGGCGGCAGCGGGCTGGGCCTCGCCATCGCCAAGCGCAAAGCCGAAACCATGGGCGGCAATATCCAGGTCAGCAGCACCCCCGGAGAAGGGACCAACTTCGTCATCACCCTGCCGCTGCTCGTCAGCGAAGAAGTGACCGGCCTCCCGAAACCCGCCGTGGAACTCAGTTTGCTGCCCGCAGACACGACCGTTGTGGTAATGGACGATAACGAATTCGACCACCTCATCATGAAACACTTCCTCGCCCGCATCGGCGTTACGCGCGTAGCTTTCGCCAGCGACGGGGCAGACGGCATCGAGCTGGCCAGAAAAACCATGCCCGACGTCATCCTCATGGACCTTCACATGCCCGTGCTCAGCGGCCGGGAAACGTTCCTGGCCCTCCGCGCCGACGAAAAGCTGCGCCACATCCCCGTGGTAGCCGTTTCGTCGGACGCGTTCAAGGAGCAGGAAGCTGCGTATATCCATTTGGGTATGGACGGTTATATCCGCAAGCCGGTAGACGGCAAGGTGCTCCACGCCGTGCTGGAAAAACTGCTTCGCTTCGCCGCCCAACCCATGCCGGCCAAGCTCGCCGGCGTGCCCATGGAAGCGCCGCGTTCCGCCTGA